Proteins co-encoded in one Gossypium arboreum isolate Shixiya-1 chromosome 11, ASM2569848v2, whole genome shotgun sequence genomic window:
- the LOC108472062 gene encoding TMV resistance protein N-like isoform X2: MSLLLSTSSSVSRNKYDVFLSFRGEDTRKSFTDHLYDALNRTGIVTFRDDPKLEAGEEIAPELLKAIQQSWCSVIVFSETYALSGWCLEELAEIVKQKNGKAHKVFPIFYHVDPSELRKQKGKVEEAFAKQEERYKEDKDKIQKWRNALTEVANISGWHLNNRHESEFIGDVVKKISAKLCQTYPVVHDELVGFSLRLEELYSKINIGEDDVRIIGICGMGGIGKTTLAKVAYTQMLPHFEGKCFLADIREVSNKHGLVSLQKQLLSQIFPDECFNFFNVHEGNAIISRKLSRKKVLVILDDVDNIQHLKYLVGRRDWFSLGSRIIVTTRDEHLLRSYRIDDVYKPTTLNPDDALRLFNLKAFDSDTMLKYSFIEISKRVVRYADGLPLALEVLGSFFRGRDTIQWRSAIERLEQDSNKEILDTLRISFDGLEEREKNIFLDIACFFNGEEKDLVMKVLDGCEFFPDIGIDVLIKKSLIKVSDDNRYLHMHTLVQEMGRKIVEERCINEPGKRCRLWKERDVHHVLTKNTATEVIEGMIIDNKRELSKILNLSVDTFSKMKNLRLLKVLCLSNCDDLKYLSNELRLLDWKGCPLRYLPSSFQPDNLVALPLPYSHIEQLWKGNRPLYKLKMINLKGSQNLIKTPDFKTAPKLEALIMEGCIRLVNVHPSIGVLKMLKLLNLRDCKSLRNLPTRIGMESLETLILSGCPNLVRFPEIDGKMEHLKTLDLSSCYKIEYLPVNLQQIEFLEKLDLSETSITEPPSFIFHLKNLKILSFNGRKGPSYKSRPNLPSLFKVIQGRRTNPMAQMLPLLSGLSSLRSLNLRDCNLCEGDIPRDFSGLSCLMILDLSGNNFISIPASLTRLSKLWFLDLSNCNMCTLGEADIHGLSSLSHLYLKGNNFITIPLALTQLSRLKSLELSYCTELKSLPELLTTIADVIIDGCASLEVVASPSKVCNLVDEALVYAINCFKLAENINALTLLRKHLKAFANSRKMFAILMPGSDIPEWFSQQKSDSSIKIPLPKDSQWIGVASCCIFINNDSSRDYEIISCCACINFRNSEQASRDGSIFRGRNRRMIGGTGWQVGPIIKDHLFLHYWSRDQLYPISIEYKYGHCETNNLWATDCLDHKCDELELSFSDLDVEDNAKVKKCGVRIVYEKDLEEIKELQCHTTQFSPNFEHTHQHSIHNDGSVDNTSHIKRKANIYDEAEEEGPQPKRMQKFFNFIMGQSGKKHLL, translated from the exons ATGTCGTTATTACTTTCGACTTCCTCATCCGTTTCTAGAAACAAGTACGATGTGTTCTTGAGTTTTAGAGGTGAAGATACCCGCAAGAGCTTTACGGATCATCTCTACGATGCTCTAAATAGAACTGGGATCGTCACTTTTAGAGATGATCCAAAGTTGGAGGCTGGTGAAGAGATCGCACCGGAACTCTTGAAAGCAATTCAGCAATCATGGTGCTCGGTAATCGTTTTTTCCGAGACCTATGCCCTTTCTGGTTGGTGCTTGGAGGAGCTTGCGGAGATTGTTAAACAAAAAAATGGCAAGGCTCATAAAGTATTTCCAATTTTCTACCATGTGGATCCATCCGAgttaagaaaacaaaaaggaaaagttGAAGAAGCCTTTGCCAAACAGGAAGAAAGATACAAGGAAGATAAAGACAAGATCCAAAAGTGGCGAAATGCTTTGACTGAAGTGGCTAACATCTCGGGATGGCATTTAAATAATAg GCACGAATCAGAGTTTATTGGAGACGTTGTTAAGAAGATATCAGCAAAATTATGTCAGACATATCCGGTTGTTCATGATGAGTTGGTTGGATTTAGTTTACGTTTGGAGGAGTTGTATTCGAAAATAAACATTGGGGAAGACGATGTTCGCATTATAGGAATTTGCGGAATGGGTGGCATCGGTAAAACAACTCTTGCAAAAGTTGCTTACACTCAAATGTTACCTCATTTCGAAGGTAAATGTTTTCTTGCTGATATTCGAGAAGTTTCAAACAAACATGGACTTGTTTCTTTACAGAAACAACTTCTTTCTCAAATCTTTCCGGATGAATGCTTCAATTTTTTCAATGTTCATGAAGGGAATGCCATAATTAGCCGCAAATTGTCTAGAAAAAAGGTTCTTGTTATTCTTGATGATGTTGATAACATACAACACTTGAAATACTTGGTTGGAAGGCGTGATTGGTTTAGTTTAGGGAGTAGGATTATTGTAACAACAAGAGATGAACATTTGCTCCGATCTTATCGAATCGATGATGTGTATAAGCCTACAACATTGAATCCCGACGATGCGCTTAGGCTTTTCAATTTGAAAGCTTTTGATAGTGATACAATGCTGAAATATAGTTTTATTGAGATTTCTAAACGTGTTGTACGTTATGCTGATGGCCTCCCCTTAGCTCTTGAAGTTTTGGGTTCATTTTTCCGCGGTAGAGATACAATTCAATGGAGAAGTGCAATTGAAAGACTTGAACAAGATTCTAACAAAGAAATTCTTGACACACTAAGAATTAGCTTTGATGGATTGGAAGAAAGGGAGAAGAATATTTTTCTAGATATAGCATGCTTTTTCAATGGGGAGGAGAAAGATTTGGTAATGAAAGTATTGGATGGTTGTGAGTTTTTTCCCGATATTGGAATCGATGTTCTCATTAAGAAATCTCTCATAAAAGTCAGTGATGACAACCGATATTTGCATATGCATACCTTGGTGcaagaaatgggaagaaaaattGTTGAAGAAAGATGTATTAATGAACCTGGAAAACGTTGTAGATTGTGGAAAGAAAGAGATGTCCATCATGTCCTAACAAAAAACACG GCTACCGAAGTGATTGAAGGTATGATCATCGACAATAAAAG GGAACTGAGTAAGATACTCAATTTGAGTGTCGATACATTCTCAAAGATGAAAAATTTGAGATTGCTCAAAGTGCTTTGCCTATCAAATTGTGATGAtctcaaatatctttctaatGAACTACGGCTTTTAGATTGGAAAGGGTGTCCTTTAAGATACTTGCCTTCAAGCTTCCAACCAGACAACCTTGTCGCACTTCCTTTACCATATAGTCACATTGAACAACTATGGAAGGGAAATAGA CCATTGTATAAGTTGAAAATGATCAACCTTAAAGGGTCCCAAAACCTGATCAAGACACCAGACTTCAAAACAGCACCAAAACTTGAAGCTTTAATTATGGAAGGTTGTATCAGATTGGTAAATGTCCATCCATCAATCGGAGTGCTTAAGATGCTTAAACTTTTGAATTTAAGAGACTGCAAAAGTCTTAGGAATCTTCCAACCAGAATTGGAATGGAATCTCTTGAAACATTAATTCTTTCAGGTTGCCCAAATCTTGTAAGGTTTCCGGAGATTGATGGGAAAATGGAACATCTAAAAACTCTTGATCTTTCTAGTTGTTATAAAATTGAATATTTGCCAGTGAACTTGCAGCAAATAGAGTTTTTGGAAAAGCTTGACTTGAGTGAAACAAGCATAACAGAGCCACCATCCTTCATTTTTCATTTGAAAAATCTTAAAATTCTATCTTTCAATGGGCGCAAGGGACCATCGTATAAGTCACGACCAAATTTACCTTCTCTTTTCAAGGTAATCCAAGGAAGAAGGACGAATCCCATGGCTCAGATGTTGCCTTTGTTGTCAGGTTTGAGTTCATTAAGAAGCCTAAATCTAAGGGACTGCAATCTTTGTGAAGGAGATATTCCACGTGATTTTTCTGGTCTATCCTGTTTGATGATTCTTGATCTTAGTGGTAACAATTTCATCAGCATACCTGCATCTCTTACTCGGCTCTCGAAGCTTTGGTTTCTTGATTTGTCAAATTGCAACATGTGCACTCTTGGTGAAGCAGATATTCATGGTCTATCCTCTTTGAGTCATCTTTATCTTAAGGGTAACAATTTCATCACCATTCCTTTGGCTCTTACTCAACTTAGCAGGCTTAAATCGCTTGAATTATCATACTGCACAGAGCTTAAATCCTTGCCTGAGCTTCTAACAACTATAGCAGATGTGATTATAGATGGTTGTGCTTCACTTGAAGTAGTTGCAAGTCCATCAAAAGTATGCAACTTAGTGGATGAGGCTCTCGTTTATGCCATTAACTGCTTCAAATTGGCTGAGAATATCAATGCATTAACACTGCTCAGAAAACATCTTAAG GCTTTTGCAAATTCAAGAAAAATGTTTGCTATTCTTATGCCCGGAAGTGACATCCCAGAATGGTTTAGCCAACAAAAAAGTGACTCTTCAATTAAGATACCCCTTCCGAAAGATAGTCAATGGATTGGAGTTGCTTCTTGCTGCATTTTTATCAATAATGATTCTTCAAGAGATTACGAGATTATCAGTTGTTGTGCATGTATCAATTTCAGAAATTCTGAACAAGCCAGCCGTGATGGATCTATTTTTCGAGGTAGAAATCGTAGAATGATTGGTGGGACAGGCTGGCAGGTGGGGCCCATAATAAAAGATCACCTTTTTCTTCATTATTGGTCGCGTGATCAACTATATCCAATTTCCATAGAGTATAAATATGGTCATTGTGAAACCAATAATTTATGGGCAACAGATTGCTTAGATCATAAATGCGATGAGCTTGAGCTGTCTTTCTCAGACCTAGATGTTGAAGACAATGCTAAGGTGAAGAAGTGTGGTGTTAGAATAGTGTATGAGAAAGATCTGGAAGAAATAAAAGAGTTGCAGTGCCATACCACTCAATTTTCTCCAAATTTTGAACACACCCACCAACACTCTATTCACAACGATGGATCAGTAGATAACACTTCTCACATAAAACGAAAAGCTAATATCTACGATGAAGCGGAGGAAGAAGGGCCGCAACCGAAACGGATGCAGAAGTTTTTCAATTTTATAATGGGCCAATCGGGGAAGAAGCATTTACTGTG